A single region of the Salvia miltiorrhiza cultivar Shanhuang (shh) chromosome 8, IMPLAD_Smil_shh, whole genome shotgun sequence genome encodes:
- the LOC130997384 gene encoding uncharacterized protein LOC130997384: MYHPTRGGVRGGRDQFTWDEVKVDKHRENYIGHSLKAPVGRWQKGKDLHWYTRDKKSDGANSEAVKEEIRRIKEEEEQAMMEALGLAPKRSGKSQGNRLDKHEFAELVKRGSTAEDLGAGHAEAAQVQGIGFARGASGPSEESILPSSLKSEPIEKKSEPVGKTNVSVPTTSARNDEKELEDESSRKKRKHEDKRRDKHERREKRHSRDSDDKRKHRKHKDKKRYDSD; the protein is encoded by the exons ATGTACCATCCAACAAGAGGCGGAGTTCGCGGCGGTCGTGATC AATTTACTTGGGATGAGGTGAAAGTTGATAAACATCGAGAAAATTATATTGGTCACAGTCTCAAGGCTCCTGTTGGAAGATGGCAGAAAG GGAAAGACCTCCACTGGTACACTCGTGATAAGAAATCTGATGGTGCTAATTCGGAGGCAGTGAAAGAAGAGATTCGAAGAATAAAGGAGGAAGAAGAGCAAGCCATGATGGAAGCTCTGGGATTAGCCCCAAAACGTTCTGGGAAATCCCAAGGTAATCGGCTAGATAAACATGAATTTGCTGAACTCGTTAAGCGAGGTTCTACGGCAGAAGACTTGGGTGCTGGACATGCTGAAGCAGCTCAAGTTCAAGGTATTGGTTTTGCAAG GGGGGCGTCAGGTCCTTCTGAAGAATCAATCTTGCCGTCCAGTTTGAAGTCTGAACCAATTGAAAAGAAGTCCGAACCAGTTGGAAAGACGAACGTCTCTGTTCCAACCACATCTGCAAGGAACGATGAGAAGGAGTTAGAAGACGAATCCAGCAGAAAGAAAAGGAAGCATGAGGATAAGAGACGTGATAAACACGAAAGGCGTGAGAAGAGACATTCACGTGATTCGGATGACAAGAGGAAGCACAGGAAGCACAAAGATAAGAAAAGATACGACTCAGATTGA
- the LOC130997383 gene encoding uncharacterized protein LOC130997383: MHPPLTIHRHPMCAEIIELFQKCHTDHPIGKFFGECTDLKIKLDQCFRQEKALRRKANFEESKKMKERLRKYRMENSETRDEKSFA; this comes from the exons ATGCATCCTCCATTGACAATCCACAGGCATCCCATGTGTGCTGAG ATTATTGAGCTTTTCCAGAAATGCCATACTGATCATCCTATCGGGAAGTTTTTTGGTGAATGCACGGATTTAAAAATTAAGCTTGATCAATGTTTCCGGCAAGAG AAAGCCTTGAGAAGGAAGGCAAATTTTGAGGAAAGCAAAAAAATGAAGGAGAGACTGAGAAAATACAGGATGGAGAATTCCGAAACAAGGGATGAGAAGAGCTTTGCATAA